One window of the Amycolatopsis mediterranei genome contains the following:
- a CDS encoding amino acid permease: protein MTEQTLPATAAKTTDAGDAGYHKALKSRHVNMIAIGGAIGTGLFLGAGGRLAQAGPALAIVYGVCGLFAFFVVRALGELILYRPSSGAFVSYAREFMGEKGAYVAGWMHFLNWSTTGIADITAIALYAHFWSFFSPIPQWVLALIALAVVLTLNTVSVKLFGEMEFWFAIIKVAALVLFMVIGIFLLVTQTPIDGVAGGPQLIADHGGIFPSGLLPMVLIVQGVVFAYASVELVGVAAGETENPEKIMPKAINSIMWRILVFYVGSVVLLAMLLPWSSYTKDQSPFVTVLSHLGVPAADSVMNLVVLTAALSSLNSGLYSTGRILRSMAVAGSAPKFTGVMNRNHVPYGGILLTAAVCVFGVGLNYLVPKEAFDIVLNFAAIGILATWAIIVLCHLLFVRRAKRDGLERPSFRLPFSPCTEIATLVFLASVVVLMGFDQTGRITLLALPAIAVALVVGWFAVRKRIDMRAFDEAGL, encoded by the coding sequence GTGACCGAACAGACCCTCCCGGCCACGGCCGCCAAGACCACCGACGCGGGCGACGCCGGCTACCACAAGGCCCTGAAGTCCCGGCACGTCAACATGATCGCCATCGGCGGGGCGATCGGCACCGGCCTCTTCCTCGGCGCGGGCGGCCGGCTCGCCCAGGCCGGGCCGGCCCTGGCGATCGTCTACGGCGTCTGCGGGCTCTTCGCCTTCTTCGTCGTCCGCGCGCTCGGCGAGCTGATCCTCTACCGGCCCTCCAGCGGCGCCTTCGTCTCCTACGCCCGCGAGTTCATGGGCGAGAAGGGCGCGTACGTCGCTGGCTGGATGCACTTCCTGAACTGGTCGACCACCGGGATCGCCGACATCACGGCGATCGCGCTGTACGCGCACTTCTGGTCGTTCTTCTCGCCGATCCCGCAGTGGGTGCTCGCGCTGATCGCGCTCGCCGTCGTCCTGACGCTGAACACGGTGTCGGTGAAGCTGTTCGGCGAGATGGAGTTCTGGTTCGCCATCATCAAGGTCGCCGCGCTCGTGCTGTTCATGGTCATCGGCATCTTCCTGCTGGTGACGCAGACGCCGATCGACGGCGTCGCGGGCGGCCCGCAGCTGATCGCCGACCACGGCGGGATCTTCCCGTCCGGGCTGCTGCCGATGGTGCTGATCGTGCAGGGCGTGGTGTTCGCCTACGCGTCGGTCGAGCTGGTCGGCGTCGCCGCGGGCGAGACCGAGAACCCGGAGAAGATCATGCCGAAGGCGATCAACTCCATCATGTGGCGCATCCTGGTCTTCTACGTCGGCTCGGTCGTGCTGCTGGCGATGCTGCTGCCGTGGAGCTCCTACACCAAGGACCAGAGCCCGTTCGTCACCGTGCTCTCGCACCTGGGCGTGCCGGCGGCGGACAGCGTGATGAACCTGGTCGTGCTCACCGCGGCGCTGTCCAGCCTGAACTCCGGCCTGTATTCGACCGGCCGCATCCTGCGGTCGATGGCGGTGGCGGGCTCGGCACCGAAGTTCACCGGCGTGATGAACCGCAACCACGTGCCCTACGGCGGGATCCTGCTCACCGCGGCCGTCTGCGTGTTCGGCGTCGGGCTCAACTACCTGGTGCCGAAGGAGGCCTTCGACATCGTGCTGAACTTCGCCGCGATCGGCATCCTCGCCACCTGGGCCATCATCGTGCTCTGCCACCTGCTGTTCGTGCGCCGGGCGAAGCGCGACGGCCTCGAGCGGCCGTCGTTCCGGCTGCCGTTCTCGCCCTGCACCGAAATCGCGACGCTGGTGTTCCTCGCCTCCGTCGTCGTCCTGATGGGCTTCGACCAGACCGGCCGGATCACCCTGCTGGCGCTGCCCGCGATCGCCGTGGCCCTGGTCGTGGGCTGGTTCGCCGTGCGCAAGCGGATCGACATGCGGGCGTTCGACGAGGCGGGCCTGTGA
- a CDS encoding FadR/GntR family transcriptional regulator yields MEAVLAHLRASIERGEYAVGGKLPSEAALSREFEVSRSVIREALRGLQALGMTESKTGKGTFVTATGPADNPTFGPYSARDLIEVRRHVEIPVAGYAAVRRSQDDLDLLAHLLDRMDAETDNTAWVALDSLFHITIAQASGNPVFGKVIEEIRDALARQSAFLNQLGDRRRQSNTEHREIVTAIADGSETGAVEAMTAHLQHVEATLTSIVNGDQ; encoded by the coding sequence ATGGAAGCCGTGCTGGCCCACCTGCGCGCCTCGATCGAGCGCGGCGAGTACGCCGTCGGCGGGAAGCTCCCCTCCGAAGCCGCCCTGAGCAGGGAGTTCGAGGTGAGCCGGTCGGTGATCCGGGAGGCCCTGCGCGGCCTCCAGGCGCTCGGCATGACGGAGTCGAAGACCGGCAAGGGCACCTTCGTCACCGCCACCGGCCCGGCCGACAACCCCACCTTCGGGCCCTACTCGGCCCGCGACCTCATCGAGGTGCGCCGGCACGTCGAGATCCCCGTCGCCGGGTACGCGGCCGTGCGGCGCAGCCAGGACGACCTGGACCTGCTCGCCCACCTGCTCGACCGGATGGACGCCGAGACCGACAACACCGCCTGGGTCGCCCTCGACTCGCTCTTCCACATCACCATCGCCCAGGCCTCGGGCAACCCGGTGTTCGGGAAGGTGATCGAGGAGATCCGGGACGCGCTCGCCCGCCAGTCCGCCTTCCTCAACCAGCTCGGCGACCGGCGCCGCCAGTCGAACACCGAGCACCGGGAGATCGTCACCGCGATCGCGGACGGCTCGGAGACCGGCGCCGTCGAAGCCATGACGGCGCACCTGCAGCACGTCGAAGCCACTCTGACCAGCATCGTGAACGGGGACCAGTGA
- the dnaE gene encoding DNA polymerase III subunit alpha: MSNDSFVHLHVHTEYSMLDGAAKIAPLFAEAARLGMPAVGMTDHGNMYGGDEFYQQSKKHGLKPIIGIEAYIAPESRFHKKPVFWGQSNQRGSDELGEGGDVSGAGAYTHMTMLAQNATGLRNLFKLSSLASMQGYYRKPRMDRELIAENHSGIIATTGCPSGEVQTRLRLGQKEAAIQAASDYKDIFGADNFFLELMDHGLPIERSVREGLLEVGRLLDLKPIATNDSHYVTKDQADTHSALLCVQAGKTLNDPTRFKFDGDGYYLKSAAEMREYWDKEVPGAADTTLMIAERVESYEDVYSHKDRLPFFEVPEGYDQGGWLREEVQRGLKWRFPDGVPDEYYNERIEIELDVIIGKGFPAYFLIVADLISYARKVGIRVGPGRGSAAGSLVAYVLGITNLDPIPQKLLFERFLNPERVSMPDIDIDFDDRRRGEMIRYATDKYGSDKVAQVITFGTIKTKAAIKDSARVHFGQPGYAIADKISKALPPPIMAKDIPLSGIVDNKHERYGEAAEVRALVETDDECKTIFETARGLEGLIRNAGVHACAVIMSCDPLTDAIPLWQRDDGSIITGWDYPSCEAIGLLKMDFLGLRNLTVIGDAIDNIKANRGVDVDLDTLGVDDPETYKLLARGDTLGVFQLDGGPMRDLLRRMEPTVFDDIVAVGALYRPGPMGMNAHNDYADRKNNRQKVKPIHPELDEPLREILADTYGLIVYQEQIMHIGQKVAGYTMGRADVLRRAMGKKKKEVLDKEYEGFEAGMRASDLRPGGFSPEAIKALWDTILPFAGYAFNKSHAAAYGLISYWTAYLKANFRAEYMAALLTSVGDNKDKSAVYLSECRRLGIKVLPPDVNESALRFAAVGDDIRFGLGAVRNVGANVVESIIKTREEKGKYASFTDFLDKSELVACNKRVIESLIKAGGFDSLGHTRLSMIQVHEDAVEAVVPLKRQEAMGQFDLFGFGGDEGEAAPSSSPLAHLKFGEEEYPRKQLLAYEREMLGLYVSAHPLDGAERILRKHAPKPIASILNDPPKEGELVISGLITSLERRVNKKGEPWAICTVEDMDASLEVLFFPKSYALFAGELIEDNAVLVKGRVNWREDKMSIFGGGLATLDLSEVGTGNGDDEPPLVLLAAAEKIDQAVVSELRSTLLAHKGETPVHLKLVGKNQTVFALYDYPVKVSSMLIGELKGIRGITAST; this comes from the coding sequence GTGTCGAACGATTCTTTCGTCCACCTGCACGTCCACACCGAGTACTCGATGCTCGACGGTGCGGCGAAGATCGCTCCCCTCTTCGCGGAGGCGGCGCGCCTCGGCATGCCCGCGGTCGGCATGACCGACCACGGCAACATGTACGGCGGCGACGAGTTCTACCAGCAGTCGAAGAAGCACGGCCTCAAGCCGATCATCGGGATCGAGGCGTACATCGCGCCGGAGTCGCGGTTCCACAAGAAGCCGGTCTTCTGGGGCCAGTCGAACCAGCGCGGCTCCGACGAGCTGGGCGAGGGCGGCGACGTCTCGGGCGCGGGCGCGTACACCCACATGACGATGCTCGCGCAGAACGCCACCGGGCTGCGGAACCTCTTCAAGCTGTCCTCGCTGGCCAGCATGCAGGGCTACTACCGCAAGCCCCGGATGGACCGCGAGCTGATCGCCGAGAACCACTCCGGGATCATCGCGACCACCGGCTGCCCGTCCGGCGAGGTGCAGACCCGGCTGCGGCTGGGCCAGAAGGAAGCTGCGATCCAGGCCGCGTCCGACTACAAGGACATCTTCGGCGCCGACAACTTCTTCCTCGAGCTGATGGACCACGGCCTGCCGATCGAGCGGTCGGTCCGCGAGGGCCTGCTGGAGGTCGGCCGCCTGCTCGACCTCAAGCCGATCGCCACCAACGACTCGCACTACGTCACCAAGGACCAGGCGGACACGCACTCGGCGCTGCTGTGCGTCCAGGCCGGCAAGACCCTCAACGACCCGACTCGGTTCAAGTTCGACGGCGACGGCTACTACCTCAAGTCCGCCGCCGAGATGCGCGAGTACTGGGACAAGGAGGTCCCCGGCGCGGCCGACACGACGCTGATGATCGCCGAGCGCGTCGAGTCCTACGAAGACGTCTACTCGCACAAGGACCGGCTGCCGTTCTTCGAGGTGCCGGAGGGGTACGACCAGGGCGGCTGGCTGCGCGAAGAGGTCCAGCGCGGGCTCAAGTGGCGCTTCCCGGACGGCGTGCCGGACGAGTACTACAACGAGCGCATCGAGATCGAGCTCGACGTCATCATCGGGAAGGGCTTCCCGGCCTACTTCCTGATCGTCGCCGACCTCATCAGCTACGCCCGCAAGGTCGGCATCCGGGTCGGCCCGGGCCGTGGTTCGGCCGCCGGTTCGCTGGTCGCGTACGTCCTGGGTATCACGAACCTGGATCCGATCCCGCAGAAGCTGCTGTTCGAGCGGTTCCTGAACCCCGAGCGCGTCTCGATGCCCGACATCGACATCGACTTCGACGACCGCCGTCGTGGCGAGATGATCCGGTACGCGACCGACAAGTACGGCTCGGACAAGGTCGCCCAGGTCATCACCTTCGGCACGATCAAGACGAAGGCGGCGATCAAGGACTCCGCCCGGGTGCACTTCGGCCAGCCGGGCTACGCGATCGCGGACAAGATCTCCAAGGCGCTGCCGCCGCCGATCATGGCGAAGGACATCCCGCTCTCGGGCATCGTCGACAACAAGCACGAGCGCTACGGCGAGGCCGCCGAGGTCCGCGCGCTCGTCGAGACCGACGACGAGTGCAAGACGATCTTCGAGACCGCCCGCGGCCTTGAGGGCCTGATCCGCAACGCCGGCGTGCACGCCTGCGCGGTCATCATGTCCTGCGACCCGCTGACCGACGCGATCCCGCTGTGGCAGCGGGACGACGGCTCGATCATCACCGGCTGGGACTACCCGTCGTGCGAGGCCATCGGCCTGCTGAAGATGGACTTCCTCGGCCTGCGCAACCTCACCGTCATCGGTGACGCGATCGACAACATCAAGGCCAACCGCGGGGTCGACGTCGACCTCGACACCCTCGGCGTCGACGACCCCGAGACGTACAAGCTGCTCGCCCGCGGTGACACGCTCGGCGTGTTCCAGCTGGACGGCGGCCCCATGCGCGACCTGCTGCGGCGCATGGAGCCCACGGTGTTCGACGACATCGTCGCGGTCGGCGCGCTGTACCGCCCCGGCCCGATGGGCATGAACGCGCACAACGACTACGCCGACCGCAAGAACAACCGGCAGAAGGTCAAGCCGATCCACCCGGAGCTCGACGAGCCGCTGCGGGAGATCCTGGCCGACACCTACGGCCTGATCGTGTACCAAGAGCAGATCATGCACATCGGCCAGAAGGTGGCCGGGTACACGATGGGGCGCGCGGACGTGCTCCGCCGCGCGATGGGCAAGAAGAAGAAGGAAGTCCTCGACAAGGAATACGAGGGCTTCGAGGCCGGCATGCGGGCCAGTGACCTGCGGCCCGGCGGCTTCTCGCCCGAGGCGATCAAGGCGCTCTGGGACACGATCCTCCCGTTCGCCGGGTACGCGTTCAACAAGAGCCACGCGGCCGCGTACGGCCTGATCTCGTACTGGACCGCCTACCTCAAGGCGAACTTCCGGGCCGAGTACATGGCCGCCCTGCTCACGTCGGTCGGCGACAACAAGGACAAGTCGGCGGTCTACCTGTCCGAGTGCCGCCGGCTCGGCATCAAGGTGCTGCCGCCGGACGTCAACGAATCGGCCCTGCGCTTCGCGGCCGTCGGGGACGACATCCGCTTCGGCCTCGGCGCGGTCCGCAACGTCGGCGCGAACGTCGTCGAGTCGATCATCAAGACCCGCGAGGAGAAGGGCAAGTACGCCTCCTTCACCGACTTCCTCGACAAGTCCGAGCTCGTGGCCTGCAACAAGCGGGTCATCGAGTCGCTGATCAAGGCGGGCGGGTTCGACTCACTCGGCCACACGCGGCTGTCGATGATCCAGGTCCACGAGGACGCGGTCGAAGCCGTCGTCCCGCTCAAGCGCCAGGAGGCGATGGGCCAGTTCGACCTGTTCGGCTTCGGCGGCGACGAGGGGGAGGCGGCGCCCTCGTCGTCCCCGCTCGCGCACCTGAAGTTCGGCGAGGAGGAGTACCCGCGCAAGCAGCTGCTCGCCTACGAGCGCGAGATGCTCGGCCTGTACGTCTCGGCGCACCCGCTGGACGGCGCCGAGCGGATCCTGCGCAAACACGCCCCGAAGCCGATCGCGAGCATCCTCAACGATCCGCCGAAGGAAGGCGAGCTGGTGATCTCCGGGCTGATCACCTCGCTCGAGCGGCGGGTCAACAAGAAGGGCGAGCCCTGGGCGATCTGCACGGTCGAGGACATGGACGCCTCGCTCGAGGTGCTGTTCTTCCCGAAGTCGTACGCGCTGTTCGCCGGTGAGCTGATCGAGGACAACGCGGTCCTGGTCAAGGGCCGGGTCAACTGGCGCGAAGACAAGATGTCGATCTTCGGCGGCGGCCTGGCCACGCTCGACCTGTCCGAGGTCGGCACCGGCAACGGCGACGACGAGCCGCCGCTGGTGCTGCTCGCGGCGGCGGAGAAGATCGACCAGGCGGTGGTGAGCGAGCTGCGGTCCACGCTGCTGGCCCACAAGGGCGAGACCCCGGTGCACCTCAAGCTGGTGGGCAAGAACCAGACGGTCTTCGCGCTGTACGACTACCCGGTCAAGGTCAGCTCCATGCTGATCGGCGAGCTCAAGGGCATCCGGGGCATCACCGCCTCTACGTGA
- a CDS encoding MFS transporter, with translation MTYEPDPRRWKALAVSLTAGFMGLLDVSIVNVALPSMQSGLHASSGGIRWVVSGYALAFGLVLVTGGRLGDAFGRRNMFLGALAAFVLTSALAGAAPNETTLVLARLAQGVAAGMLTPQNTGLIQDLFRGAERGRAFGMFGAVVGISTAVGPILGGFIIAVFGAQDGWRWVFYVNVPIGVLAFVLALRLLPRSEKKQLKISSEIDFVGIVLLAVAVLGVLLPVIDSDQGGLRRLWWLFLVALVFGVAFVRWEHSVVRRGRSPLLDTRLFTGTPGYAAGAAVGALYFCGFAGIWLVFAIYFQQGLGYSPLQSGLSVTPFALGSAVSAAVAGRLVPRFGRRLTVTGLGMVAAGLLAVALLAELVPPSASGWAFALPLVFAGVGGGMVISPNTTLTLECVPVRMAGVAGGALQTGQRIGTAIGTAVLASVFGMVLGHGYSVALTVALSCAAVLTCGALALALAELRARRHRASEQEREARQAEASAADVHRG, from the coding sequence ATGACGTACGAACCCGATCCCCGTCGCTGGAAAGCGCTTGCCGTCTCGCTCACGGCGGGGTTCATGGGCCTGCTCGATGTCAGCATCGTCAACGTCGCCCTCCCCTCGATGCAGTCCGGCCTGCACGCGAGCAGCGGCGGGATCCGCTGGGTCGTCTCCGGCTACGCCCTCGCGTTCGGCCTGGTCCTGGTCACCGGCGGCCGCCTCGGGGACGCGTTCGGCCGCCGGAACATGTTCCTCGGCGCCCTCGCCGCCTTCGTCCTCACCAGCGCACTGGCCGGCGCGGCCCCGAACGAAACCACGCTGGTGCTCGCCCGCCTGGCCCAGGGCGTGGCCGCCGGCATGCTCACCCCGCAGAACACCGGTCTGATCCAGGACCTCTTCCGCGGCGCCGAGCGCGGCCGCGCGTTCGGCATGTTCGGGGCGGTCGTCGGGATTTCGACGGCGGTCGGCCCGATCCTCGGCGGCTTCATCATCGCCGTCTTCGGAGCGCAGGACGGCTGGCGCTGGGTGTTCTACGTCAACGTCCCGATCGGCGTGCTCGCGTTCGTCCTCGCGCTGCGGCTGCTGCCGCGCAGCGAAAAGAAGCAGCTCAAGATCTCCTCCGAGATCGACTTCGTCGGCATCGTGCTGCTCGCGGTCGCCGTCCTCGGCGTGCTGCTGCCGGTCATCGATTCCGACCAGGGCGGCCTCCGGCGGCTGTGGTGGCTGTTCCTCGTCGCGCTCGTCTTCGGCGTCGCGTTCGTGCGCTGGGAGCACTCGGTGGTCCGGCGCGGCCGGTCGCCGCTGCTCGACACCCGCCTGTTCACCGGTACCCCGGGCTACGCCGCCGGCGCGGCGGTCGGCGCCCTCTACTTCTGCGGGTTCGCCGGGATCTGGCTGGTCTTCGCGATCTACTTCCAGCAGGGCCTCGGCTACTCGCCGCTGCAGTCGGGCCTGTCGGTGACGCCGTTCGCGCTCGGTTCGGCGGTGTCGGCCGCCGTCGCCGGCCGGCTCGTGCCCCGGTTCGGCCGGCGGCTGACCGTCACCGGGCTGGGCATGGTCGCCGCCGGGCTGCTGGCCGTCGCGCTGCTGGCCGAGCTGGTCCCGCCGTCGGCGTCCGGATGGGCCTTCGCGTTGCCGCTGGTGTTCGCGGGCGTGGGCGGCGGGATGGTGATCTCCCCGAACACGACGTTGACGCTGGAGTGCGTGCCGGTGCGGATGGCCGGGGTCGCCGGCGGCGCACTCCAGACCGGGCAGCGGATCGGCACGGCGATCGGCACCGCCGTGCTCGCGTCGGTCTTCGGCATGGTCCTCGGCCACGGCTATTCCGTGGCGCTCACCGTCGCGCTCAGCTGCGCGGCCGTCCTGACCTGCGGCGCGCTCGCCTTGGCGCTCGCCGAGCTCCGCGCACGACGGCACCGCGCTTCCGAACAGGAGCGGGAAGCCCGGCAGGCGGAGGCTTCGGCCGCGGACGTTCACCGCGGTTGA
- a CDS encoding low temperature requirement protein A translates to MTEQPSRIRVWYRPMRSRDRGEDHRVATPLELLFDLCFVVAVGQAAAALHHALAEGHAAHGVSSFAMVFFAIWWGWLNFSWFASAFDTDDVPYRLATLVQIAGGLTIAAGVSSAFEGDFRVIVAGYVLMRLALVGQWLRAAGAAPEARPAALRFAAGIALCQVLWGIRLFLPESTATVTFAAIVLCELAVPVIAERSARTTWHPHHIAERYGLFTLIVLGETILSATNALKEGTAEAGHLGALISLAVAALVLVFSMWWLYFDRPGHARLVRRPGMFTAMSWGYGHYLIFASAAAVGAGLEVAVGYDTHVLHGVGGVAAALATTVPVAVFLLSVWLLHIGPTNECRPIAIGFPVTAVLVVAASFTPAPIHVTAGLAAALVVLTVVATHGERHPA, encoded by the coding sequence ATGACCGAGCAGCCGTCGCGGATCCGGGTCTGGTACCGGCCGATGCGCTCCCGCGACCGCGGGGAAGACCACCGCGTCGCGACACCGCTGGAACTGCTCTTCGACCTGTGTTTCGTGGTCGCCGTCGGGCAGGCCGCGGCCGCGCTGCACCACGCGCTGGCCGAGGGGCACGCCGCGCACGGCGTTTCGTCGTTCGCGATGGTGTTCTTCGCGATCTGGTGGGGCTGGCTGAACTTCAGCTGGTTCGCCTCGGCGTTCGACACCGACGACGTCCCGTACCGGCTGGCGACGCTCGTGCAGATCGCCGGCGGACTGACCATCGCGGCCGGGGTGTCCAGCGCGTTCGAAGGCGACTTCCGCGTGATCGTCGCCGGGTACGTCCTGATGCGGCTGGCGCTGGTCGGGCAGTGGCTGCGCGCGGCCGGCGCCGCGCCGGAGGCCAGGCCCGCCGCCCTCCGGTTCGCCGCCGGGATCGCGCTCTGCCAGGTGCTCTGGGGCATCCGGCTGTTCTTGCCCGAATCGACGGCGACCGTGACGTTCGCGGCCATCGTGCTCTGCGAACTCGCGGTGCCGGTGATCGCCGAGCGCAGCGCGCGCACGACGTGGCACCCGCACCACATCGCCGAGCGGTACGGCCTGTTCACCCTGATCGTGCTCGGCGAGACGATCTTGAGCGCGACCAACGCGCTCAAGGAGGGCACCGCCGAAGCCGGCCACCTCGGCGCGCTGATCTCCCTGGCCGTCGCCGCGCTCGTCCTGGTGTTCTCCATGTGGTGGCTGTACTTCGACCGGCCGGGCCACGCGCGGCTCGTCCGCCGTCCGGGCATGTTCACGGCGATGAGCTGGGGGTACGGCCACTACCTGATCTTCGCCTCCGCGGCGGCGGTCGGAGCCGGGCTCGAGGTGGCGGTCGGGTACGACACCCATGTCCTGCACGGCGTGGGCGGTGTGGCCGCGGCGCTGGCGACCACGGTTCCGGTCGCGGTCTTCCTGCTGAGCGTGTGGCTGCTGCACATCGGCCCGACCAACGAGTGCCGCCCGATCGCCATCGGGTTTCCGGTGACCGCGGTGCTCGTCGTGGCGGCGTCGTTCACGCCGGCGCCGATCCACGTCACCGCCGGGCTCGCGGCCGCGCTCGTCGTGCTGACGGTCGTCGCGACCCACGGAGAGCGGCACCCGGCCTGA